The genomic window TCTGATTCTACTCAGTTTAAGCCTTCCAGAAATAGCACCAGAAGAGAAGAGCATCAATGGTTTATACAGGAAAGTGATGGCTGGAACTGGGAGGAAGAGAGCAGTaagtagtgaagtgagtttggGCATGTTGGGAGAGATGATGGTTTCTATGTTGCCCAGTGATCTTGCTTTCACTGTGTTTGTCCCATCAGAAGCAGCCTTGGAGAGTATTCTCAAACTCAGAACTAGTGAAAGTTTAACCAAAGAGAAGATCAACAACACTTATGCTCTTCTTTCGAGAGTCATGGCTTTCTCTGCTGTTCCTCAACACTTGCCCTCTGCTTCTTTGCCTTTCAATGGAGAAATCTCATTTGATTCAGTGTCTGGGTTTAGACTTCATGTTTGGAGATCTCTTGATAAGACTCTGCTTGTTAACAATGTCAATTCTGAAAGAGTGGATCTCAGTAAGGATGAGATCATTGTACATGTTATTTCTGGTGTTCTCATGGATGTTGAGTTTGAGCAATCattagaatgaatgaatgaatgaacaGACTCACAACATTGATTCAAACTTGTTTTGTATTGAATATGAAATTCTGAACAAGATTGATCAGGTGTATGTGATCGCTGGTGACCGAAAAATTCTCCTGGCTAACCATTGGATGGGCCTAAGTAGTTGTGCTCTCTTTTTCCTCCAGAACCAGATAGCTGCATTGTATTGCTCATTTCGTATTTTTCGTGTGGCGGCATGCCAATCATACTTCTCCATCTCTTCTCGAGCAGCCCTGCCCATGGCTAGTCTGACTTCGTCGTTTGACAGCAGTTGTTCGAGCTTGCTCACACAATCGTCAAGGTCACCGGGAGTGTAGAGGATGCTGGTTTTGCCTTCTTGCTCCTCTGGAATGATGTCGGGTATCCCTCCAGCACGAGCAGCCACAACCGGAACACCAGATGCCATGGCCTCCAATACAACAAGTCCTAGAGTTTCGGATTCAGATGGCATTAGGAATATATCACCACTGGCATATGCCTGAGATAGCTCTTCGCC from Dioscorea cayenensis subsp. rotundata cultivar TDr96_F1 chromosome 9, TDr96_F1_v2_PseudoChromosome.rev07_lg8_w22 25.fasta, whole genome shotgun sequence includes these protein-coding regions:
- the LOC120269314 gene encoding uncharacterized protein LOC120269314; its protein translation is MARHPTINVYSNHHSISKSQSHTLPSSSTLCSTSIQDFIFIFMERRKQRVCSLVFMVLLIIIPCLCLLILLSLSLPEIAPEEKSINGLYRKVMAGTGRKRAVSSEVSLGMLGEMMVSMLPSDLAFTVFVPSEAALESILKLRTSESLTKEKINNTYALLSRVMAFSAVPQHLPSASLPFNGEISFDSVSGFRLHVWRSLDKTLLVNNVNSERVDLSKDEIIVHVISGVLMDVEFEQSLE